The following proteins are encoded in a genomic region of Maylandia zebra isolate NMK-2024a linkage group LG1, Mzebra_GT3a, whole genome shotgun sequence:
- the chrna3 gene encoding neuronal acetylcholine receptor subunit alpha-3: MKTRFHFLSGPCAFFLCLLSGGTCSDAEHKLFSGIFSNYNQYIRPVENVSDPVIVQFEVSMSQLVKVDEVNQIMETNLWLRHIWNDYKLKWNPKDFGGVEFIRVPSNRIWKPDIVLYNNAVGDFQVDDKTKALLRYNGDVTWIPPAIFKSSCKIDVTYFPFDYQNCTMKFGSWTYDKAKIDLVLIGSTINLKDFWETGEWMIIDAPGYKHDIKYNCCEEIYTDITYSLYIRRLPLFYTINMIIPCLLISFLTVLVFYLPSDCGEKVTLCISVLLSLTVFLLVITETIPSTSLVIPLIGEYLLFTMIFVTLSIVITVFVLNVHYRTPKTHTMPCWVKRVFLELLPRVMFMTRPERDPEKVTVAGSVQTMHSKSCAIHSLGTLQKQHKPQALANSLVSSLTNRQRLFNNTELSNLNNLGGDSIKCPSSGFLCCEGRCNCCWQKRTGKLPADSGGGSGGLSSLGPLSGGSAVGVGVGSQCSSSESLDGGIMPLLCLSPEVREAIESVKYIAENMRLQNEAKEVQDDWKYVAMVIDRIFLWVFVLVCILGTAGLFLQPLLLGEDI; encoded by the exons ATGAAAACCAGGTTTCACTTCTTATCTGGTCCCTGTgctttctttctgtgtcttctgtCAG GAGGCACATGTTCAGATGCAGAGCATAAGCTCTTCTCTGGGATATTTTCCAACTACAACCAGTATATACGGCCGGTGGAAAATGTATCTGATCCAGTCATTGTGCAGTTTGAGGTGTCCATGTCACAGCTGGTCAAAGTG GATGAAGTCAATCAGATCATGGAGACCAATTTGTGGCTGAGACAT ATCTGGAATGACTATAAACTTAAATGGAACCCAAAAGATTTCGGAGGCGTCGAGTTTATCCGAGTGCCGTCCAACAGGATTTGGAAGCCAGACATTGTGCTGTACAACAa CGCAGTTGGAGATTTCCAGGTTGATGACAAAACAAAGGCCCTGCTTCGCTACAATGGCGATGTCACCTGGATCCCTCCAGCTATCTTCAAGAGCTCCTGCAAGATTGATGTCACATATTTCCCATTTGATTACCAAAACTGCACAATGAAATTTGGTTCATGGACCTATGACAAAGCCAAGATCGACTTGGTGCTGATTGGCTCAACTATTAACCTCAAGGACTTCTGGGAGACAGGCGAGTGGATGATCATTGATGCACCTGGTTACAAACATGATATTAAGTACAACTGCTGCGAGGAGATCTACACTGATATCACATACTCTTTGTACATCCGTCGTCTCCCTCTTTTCTATACAATCAATATGATCATCCCATGCCTCCTCATCTCCTTCCTCACAGTGCTCGTCTTCTACTTGCCCTCTGACTGTGGTGAGAAAGTAACACTGTGCATCTCTGTCCTGCTGTCTTTGACCGTCTTCCTCCTCGTCATCACAGAGACCATCCCTTCCACCTCACTAGTGATACCCTTGATTGGCGAGTACCTCCTCTTCACCATGATTTTTGTCACTCTCTCTATTGTCATTACTGTTTTTGTGTTGAACGTCCACTACCGCACCCCGAAGACACATACAATGCCCTGCTGGGTAAAGCGTGTGTTTCTTGAACTGCTGCCCAGGGTGATGTTCATGACCAGGCCAGAGAGAGATCCTGAGAAGGTGACTGTGGCTGGCAGTGTTCAGACGATGCATTCGAAATCCTGCGCCATTCATTCATTAGGTACTCTACAAAAGCAGCACAAACCTCAGGCCCTTGCCAACAGCTTGGTGTCAAGTTTAACAAACCGGCAAAGACTTTTTAATAACACAGAGCTTTCCAATCTCAATAACTTGGGTGGAGACTCGATCAAATGTCCTAGCTCTGGGTTCTTGTGCTGTGAGGGCCGCTGCAACTGCTGCTGGCAGAAGAGAACCGGCAAGTTGCCTGCAGATTCTGGAGGAGGGAGTGGAGGACTGAGCAGCCTAGGACCATTGAGTGGAGGCAGTGCTGTGGGTGTTGGAGTGGGGAGTCAATGCTCCAGCTCAGAGTCTTTGGATGGAGGAATAATGCCTCTTCTGTGTCTTTCTCCTGAGGTCAGGGAAGCTATTGAGAGTGTCAAATACATAGCAGAAAATATGAGACTACAGAATGAAGCAAAGGAG GTTCAAGATGACTGGAAATATGTTGCCATGGTTATCGACAGGATCTTCCTATGGGTTTTTGTGCTCGTGTGCATCCTAGGAACAGCTGGCCTTTTCCTCCAGCCTCTATTACTTGGGGAAGATATTTGA
- the LOC106675111 gene encoding uncharacterized protein LOC106675111, translating to MNIIIALLCVLTNQVISQTEDIFPAKILAQQTIISENSDLYVTCTTLGRKKDSSVHVYLLVNGCGIQNLTQKQDQSDTLFTISSASLHHSGNYSCVYSPNHYTLSEVAKKGDDIIQILVIANFLPADISIVGSSTVHEGDYVEFQCTVSQHLHTLGGCKFIYAYLRKNVTILQVQVFNVSQMLTTFIIDGAVLRDSGHYSCIVLPSKCFYEHEHTVHGTNKVFLQVKGKAL from the exons ATGAACATAATAATTGCTCTTCTGT GTGTTCTGACAAATCAGGTCATAAGCCAAACCGAAG ATATTTTTCCTGCAAAGATCCTGGCCCAGCAGACAATTATAAGTGAAAACAGTGACCTTTATGTAACATGCACCACACTTGGGAGAAAGAAAGACTCAAGTGTCCATGTTTATTTGTTAGTAAATGGGTGCGGAATCCAGAATCTCACCCAGAAACAAGATCAAAGTGACACCCTGTTCACCATATCCAGCGCTAGTCTTCATCACAGTGGAAATTACAGCTGTGTTTATTCCCCGAATCATTATACACTTTCTGAAGTAGCCAAGAAAGGAGACGACATCATTCAGATTCTGGTCATAG CCAACTTTCTCCCAGCAGATATTTCAATAGTTGGGTCATCCACTGTTCATGAGGGAGACTATGTTGAATTCCAGTGCACAGTGTCTCAACACCTACATACACTTGGTGGATGTAAATTCATCTACGCTTACCTGAGGAAGAATGTCACGATTCTCCAAGTGCAAGTCTTTAATGTCTCTCAGATGCTGACAACATTCATCATCGATGGTGCAGTTTTGAGGGATTCAGGTCATTACAGCTGCATAGTGCTGCCATCAAAATGCTTCTATGAGCATGAGCACACAGTTCATGGaacaaacaaagtatttcttcaggtcaaaggTAAGGCTCTCTGA
- the chrnb4 gene encoding neuronal acetylcholine receptor subunit beta-4, which produces MSRALSILAYLLPLIHCSSSADSEERLMNWLLGKDRYNPLIRPAVNRTERVTVKLQVSLAQLISVNEREQIMTTNVWLTQHWVDYRLSWDPAQYEGIVKLRIPSRHVWLPDIVLYNNADGTYEVTVFTNVIVLFNGSIEWLPPAIYKSACKIEVKHFPFDQQNCTLKFRSWTYDHTEIDLILKSEMASMDDFTPSGEWDILALPGRRTVNPLDPTYVDLTYDFIIKRKPLFYTINLIIPCVLITSLAILVFYLPSDCGEKMTLCISVLLALTVFLLLISKIVPPTSLDVPLIGKYLMFTMVLVTFSIITSVCVLNVHHRSPSTHTMPSWVKLIFLEKLPALLFMRRPHNKSARQRLRQHRCLRAKRTILGLGYPVASKADITMSASALLSSDSAFSTPGHKNITPPAGYSHSYRKGDQRSTDFLPTSFTSTQDFQHRDNSDWAADIQEAVNGVCFVAEHMMGDDDDQSVIEDWKYVAMVVDRLFLWIFVIVCVVGTLGLFLQPLFQSQIVANHVPSSDIPRI; this is translated from the exons ATGAGTCGCGCACTCTCGATCCTCGCTTATCTTCTGCCTTTGATTCACT GTAGCAGCAGCGCTGACTCCGAAGAGCGGCTCATGAACTGGCTGCTGGGAAAAGATCGCTACAATCCCCTCATTCGCCCAGCTGTCAACAGAACCGAGAGAGTCACAGTAAAGCTGCAAGTGTCTCTGGCTCAGCTCATCAGTGTG aaTGAAAGGGAACAGATCATGACCACAAATGTTTGGCTCACTCAG CACTGGGTGGACTACAGGTTGTCATGGGATCCTGCACAGTATGAAGGTATTGTCAAACTGCGCATTCCCTCCAGACATGTGTGGCTTCCGGATATTGTCCTGTACAACAA TGCTGACGGAACCTATGAGGTAACGGTGTTCACTAATGTCATCGTCCTTTTCAACGGCAGCATCGAATGGCTTCCTCCGGCTATCTATAAAAGCGCCTGTAAAATCGAAGTCAAACATTTTCCCTTTGACCAGCAGAACTGCACTCTCAAGTTCAGATCTTGGACATATGACCATACAGAGATTGACCTGATCTTAAAGTCTGAGATGGCTAGTATGGATGATTTTACTCCCAGTGGAGAGTGGGATATCTTAGCTCTGCCAGGGAGACGGACTGTCAACCCTCTGGATCCCACTTATGTGGATCTGACATATGACTTTATCATTAAGAGGAAGCCTCTTTTTTACACCATAAACCTCATCATTCCATGTGTTTTGATCACCTCTTTGGCCATTCTAGTCTTCTACTTGCCTTCAGACTGTGGCGAGAAGATGACCCTGTGCATTTCTGTACTTCTGGCCCTCACCGTGTTCCTGCTTTTAATCTCAAAGATTGTTCCTCCAACATCATTAGATGTTCCCCTGATTGGCAAGTACCTGATGTTCACCATGGTCCTGGTGACCTTCTCcatcatcaccagtgtgtgcgTGCTCAACGTGCACCACCGCTCTCCTAGCACCCATACCATGCCTTCTTGGGTCAAGCTGATATTTCTTGAGAAATTGCCTGCTTTACTCTTCATGAGGCGCCCTCATAACAAATCTGCACGCCAAAGATTGCGTCAGCATCGATGCTTAAGAGCTAAAAGAACCATTTTGGGCTTGGGATATCCAGTTGCATCCAAGGCAGATATCACCATGTCAGCTTCTGCGCTGCTGTCTTCAGACTCTGCCTTCTCTACACCAGGACACAAAAATATAACTCCTCCAGCAGGATACAGTCACTCCTATAGGAAGGGAGACCAGCGCTCTACTGATTTCCTTCCCACTAGTTTCACATCCACCCAGGACTTCCAACACAGGGACAACTCAGACTGGGCTGCTGATATCCAGGAGGCAGTGAATGGGGTGTGCTTTGTGGCTGAACACATGATgggagatgatgatgatcagAGT gttATAGAGGACTGGAAGTATGTGGCCATGGTAGTGGATCGTCTGTTTCTGTGGATCTTTGTGATAGTGTGTGTGGTGGGAACCCTGGGCCTGTTTCTCCAGCCTCTTTTCCAGAGTCAGATTGTTGCCAACCATGTGCCCAGTTCGGACATTCCTCGCATTTGA